One region of Bdellovibrio bacteriovorus genomic DNA includes:
- a CDS encoding cytochrome c biogenesis protein ResB codes for MSKAPSSQKSLWRKWNKPLASLKLAVFVILGLAVITSVGTFVEAKYDAYAARKLVYDTWWMYSILGLLIINLIGVMLDRWPWKKRHTSFVLAHIGIIILLFGSWLTMKYGLDGSMRIGIGESNNLVQLPETDLVVYTSFDGDRYTKTFEEEVDFFKYPPTEKNPKVIPAYESKIEIIDYQKYVLPSKKVIAGEVGKAGAGLRFQLQNPNVNVIEWLVQRKPNALTTHNFGPAQIHLGPAPTEGRGANEIYLTPGTDSLKYVVFQKDQKKPLKTGTVKEGDTFDPGFKMALQFRVLRYLPAAAEDWDLQPSERPTPLTTSAVKIRFDGKDHWVLLNDMTKLFTNNAVYLLTYGNRRVDIGFKLDLVNFEVNRYQGTMRAMAYESVVKLPDGSEHTISMNEPLKYKGLTIYQASFQEEEGRPVASIFSVNQDPGRFTKYLGSLVISLGIVFLMWFKHMDFKLAKKESNKDGQ; via the coding sequence TTGAGTAAAGCACCTAGCTCGCAGAAATCTTTATGGAGAAAATGGAATAAGCCTTTAGCGTCATTAAAGCTGGCGGTTTTTGTTATTTTGGGTTTAGCCGTTATCACTTCGGTCGGAACTTTCGTTGAGGCCAAGTACGATGCTTACGCTGCCAGAAAACTCGTTTACGACACGTGGTGGATGTATTCTATCTTGGGACTTTTGATTATCAACCTGATCGGGGTGATGCTGGATCGTTGGCCTTGGAAAAAGCGTCATACCTCTTTTGTTTTAGCGCACATCGGGATTATCATTCTTTTGTTTGGCTCTTGGTTGACGATGAAGTACGGCCTGGATGGTTCTATGCGTATCGGGATCGGGGAATCAAACAACTTGGTGCAATTGCCGGAAACAGATCTGGTGGTTTACACCAGTTTTGATGGGGATCGTTATACAAAAACCTTCGAAGAAGAAGTGGATTTTTTCAAATACCCGCCGACGGAAAAGAATCCCAAAGTCATCCCCGCATACGAATCCAAAATTGAAATTATTGATTATCAAAAGTACGTTTTGCCTTCCAAAAAAGTCATCGCCGGTGAAGTCGGTAAGGCGGGCGCGGGATTGCGCTTTCAGTTGCAAAATCCAAACGTCAACGTGATTGAGTGGTTGGTGCAACGCAAACCCAATGCTTTGACGACACATAATTTTGGGCCCGCGCAAATTCACCTGGGTCCCGCGCCAACAGAAGGTCGCGGGGCGAATGAAATTTATCTGACCCCGGGGACGGACAGTTTAAAATATGTGGTCTTTCAGAAAGATCAAAAGAAGCCCTTAAAAACCGGCACGGTGAAAGAGGGGGATACTTTTGACCCGGGCTTTAAGATGGCGTTGCAATTCCGTGTTTTGCGCTATTTGCCTGCGGCGGCTGAGGACTGGGATTTGCAACCGTCCGAGCGTCCCACACCATTGACGACATCCGCGGTGAAAATCCGTTTTGATGGCAAAGATCACTGGGTCTTATTGAACGATATGACCAAGCTTTTTACCAACAATGCCGTTTACTTGCTGACGTACGGAAATCGCCGTGTGGATATCGGGTTTAAGCTAGATTTAGTGAATTTCGAAGTGAATCGTTATCAAGGAACGATGCGCGCGATGGCCTATGAAAGTGTCGTTAAACTTCCGGACGGATCCGAGCATACGATTTCGATGAATGAGCCTTTAAAATACAAAGGTCTGACAATTTACCAAGCCAGCTTTCAAGAGGAAGAGGGGCGTCCTGTCGCTTCAATCTTTTCCGTGAATCAAGATCCGGGTCGTTTTACGAAATATCTTGGATCTTTAGTCATCAGCTTAGGCATTGTGTTTTTGATGTGGTTTAAGCACATGGATTTCAAACTTGCGAAAAAAGAGAGTAACAAAGATGGGCAATAA
- a CDS encoding N-formylglutamate amidohydrolase, whose product MADNQVPLFVTIPHSGEKIPPQTPWLNTLPEEILMCDVDRYVDFLYEPSLHKLKIPYVKTEWHRYAADLNRIPDDVDSSSVIGNKNPAGTHNRGFHWVITTYKHPLMNEPMSSEAHQELVKLIYDPFHEGIKKLYQDMHEKGFKKTYHIDAHSMPSVGTSEHRDPGETRADIVVSDSKGKSCDPRFKDLVISAYVTAGFKVGYNWPYFGGRVTEQYGNPSREQHTLQVEMNRSLYMDEKTKKLKPEEAKKTQEKVLFALSYIRNNLMHIM is encoded by the coding sequence ATGGCCGACAATCAAGTTCCCTTATTCGTAACAATCCCTCATTCCGGAGAAAAAATTCCTCCACAAACTCCCTGGTTGAACACTCTTCCAGAGGAAATCCTGATGTGCGACGTGGATCGCTATGTGGACTTTTTGTATGAGCCCAGTCTGCATAAGTTAAAAATCCCCTATGTCAAAACAGAGTGGCATCGGTATGCAGCCGATTTAAATCGAATCCCAGATGATGTGGATTCTTCTTCGGTGATCGGCAATAAAAATCCGGCCGGAACTCACAACCGTGGATTTCATTGGGTGATTACCACGTACAAGCATCCCCTGATGAATGAGCCCATGTCCTCGGAGGCCCATCAGGAATTGGTAAAGCTGATTTACGACCCTTTTCACGAGGGCATAAAAAAACTGTATCAGGACATGCACGAAAAAGGTTTCAAAAAAACCTATCACATTGATGCGCACAGCATGCCTTCGGTGGGGACAAGCGAACATCGTGATCCGGGGGAAACCCGCGCGGATATCGTGGTCAGCGACAGCAAGGGTAAAAGCTGTGACCCAAGATTCAAAGATTTGGTGATCTCTGCTTATGTGACGGCAGGATTTAAAGTGGGTTACAATTGGCCGTATTTTGGCGGTCGCGTCACGGAACAATACGGAAACCCGTCAAGAGAACAACACACGCTTCAGGTTGAAATGAATCGTTCCTTGTACATGGATGAGAAAACTAAAAAATTAAAACCGGAAGAGGCGAAGAAAACGCAAGAAAAAGTGCTGTTCGCTTTAAGCTATATCCGCAACAATTTGATGCATATAATGTAG
- a CDS encoding cob(I)yrinic acid a,c-diamide adenosyltransferase: MSDVPKAKIYTRTGDKGTTRLVDGSCVEKFNPRVEAYGTVDELNSYLGVVRSSLVMHVALLSLDAVLEKIQNELFNIGSLLATEKDEVFKMLPLITEEQIKHVEHEIDQMTAELPELRQFILPAGHIVSAHLHVARTFCRRAERRSAEIAVKDERYSLTLQYLNRLSDFLFVAARWSNLKTSHPDVVWKKT, from the coding sequence ATGAGCGACGTTCCAAAGGCAAAAATCTATACCCGGACCGGCGACAAAGGAACCACCCGTCTGGTGGATGGCTCTTGTGTTGAAAAGTTCAATCCTCGCGTTGAGGCCTATGGCACCGTGGATGAACTGAACAGTTACCTGGGCGTGGTTCGTTCTTCTTTGGTAATGCATGTTGCGTTATTAAGCCTGGACGCCGTTTTAGAAAAAATCCAAAACGAGTTGTTTAACATTGGCAGCTTGCTAGCCACGGAAAAAGACGAAGTCTTTAAGATGCTGCCCCTGATCACCGAAGAACAAATCAAGCATGTTGAACACGAAATTGATCAAATGACGGCCGAATTGCCGGAGCTGCGCCAGTTTATTTTACCGGCGGGTCATATTGTCTCGGCTCACTTGCATGTGGCCCGTACTTTCTGTCGTCGCGCCGAACGCCGCTCGGCGGAAATCGCCGTGAAAGACGAACGTTATTCTTTGACGTTGCAATACTTAAATCGCTTAAGTGATTTTCTTTTTGTGGCTGCTCGCTGGTCGAATTTAAAAACCAGTCATCCTGACGTTGTTTGGAAAAAAACTTAG